In Leishmania infantum JPCM5 genome chromosome 33, a genomic segment contains:
- the MIF2 gene encoding macrophage migration inhibitory factor-like protein — translation MPFLQTIVSVSLDDQKRANLSTAYRMICREELGKPEDFVMTAFSDNTPMSFQGSTAPAAYVRVECWGEYAPSKPKMMTPRISAAITKECGIPAERIYVFYYSTKHCGWNGANF, via the coding sequence ATGCCATTTCTGCAGACGATTGTCTCGGTCTCGCTGGACGACCAGAAGCGCGCCAACCTTTCGACAGCGTACCGCATGATCTGCCGCGAGGAACTCGGCAAGCCCGAGGACTTCGTGATGACTGCGTTCAGTGATAACACCCCGATGTCTTTCCAAGGTTCCACAGCCCCTGCTGCTTACGTACGCGTCGAGTGCTGGGGCGAATACGCGCCCTCGAAGCCCAAGATGATGACGCCGAGGATCTCCGCGGCCATTACGAAGGAGTGCGGCATCCCGGCTGAGCGTATTTACGTGTTCTACTACAGCACAAAGCACTGCGGCTGGAACGGCGCTAACTTTTGA
- a CDS encoding putative nucleolar GTP-binding protein, whose product MTSVYNFKAITVVPTYKDFMDIVLSKTQRKTPTVVHKGYHISRIRQFYMRKVKFTQKTINEKLTYILQEFPRMDDVHPFYGDLMHVLYDRDHYKVALGQVGAVRHMVDNIGRDYVRLLKYGDSLYRCKQLKRAALGRMATACKKLNSALAYLEKVRQHMSRLPSIDPNARTLLVTGFPNVGKSSFMNKVTRADVEVQPYAFTTKSLFVGHTDYKYTTWQVIDTPGILDHSLEERNVIEMQAITALAHLRACILFFMDLSGQCGYSVEQQVSLFKSVGPLFTGKPVVVVFNKCDVCTIDDVSPAEQELIMDAIQEADAKWITTSTLTDVGVGDLKTVACDMLLAHRSEQKEGSGRYQAIQNRLYCATPKQRDELERPAFVPASVLQERATGEPPRQRRKTERDYEWENGGPGQYQRNERKTWDLENPEWVDDIIPDIMDGHNIYDNIDPDIHQRLLELEAEEEARLEDLELEASRKHEQYTLDSDTLEAVKFIKDKIKVLKMERAMKNPAIRRTHSQAMAIDKFNKRTGSQDARAKSIADGSGEVPTRKRGRSMSVAQEALIRDRSSSAHVSTKTTRSISGTCASRERSMSVNRGDGYRDVNEKLRAVKLSKVKARPLARQARKGEGDHHIPNLRPMHLFTGKVKSNGARDRR is encoded by the coding sequence ATGACGTCCGTGTACAACTTCAAGGCAATCACCGTCGTCCCGACGTACAAGGACTTCATGGACATTGTCCTGTCCAAGACGCAGCGcaagacgccgacggtggtGCACAAGGGCTACCACATCTCCCGCATTCGCCAGTTCTACATGCGCAAGGTCAAGTTCACGCAGAAGACCATCAATGAGAAGCTCACCTACATCCTTCAGGAGTTCCCGCGCATGGATGACGTTCACCCCTTCTACGGCGATCTCATGCACGTCCTATACGACCGCGATCACTACAAGGTGGCGCTGGGTCAGGTGGGCGCGGTTCGCCACATGGTGGACAACATTGGTCGCGATTACGTGCGTCTGCTCAAGTACGGCGACTCTCTCTACCGCTGCAAGCAGCTGAAGCGCGCTGCCCTCGGCCgcatggcgacggcgtgcaAGAAGCTCAATAGCGCGCTCGCCTACTTAGAGAAGGTGCGTCAGCACATGTCTCGCCTCCCCTCCATCGACCcgaacgcgcgcacgctgctcgTGACGGGCTTCCCGAACGTGGGCAAGTCCAGCTTTATGAACAAGGTCACGCGCGCTGATGTGGAGGTGCAGCCGTATGCCTTCACCACCAAGTCGCTCTTTGTCGGTCACACGGACTACAAGTACACTACGTGGCAGGTGATTGACACCCCTGGCATCCTAGACCACTCTCTGGAGGAGCGCAACGTCATCGAGATGCAGGCGATCACCGCACTGGCTCACCTCCGTGCCTGCATCCTCTTCTTCATGGACCTGAGCGGCCAGTGCGGCTACTCCGTTGAGCAGCAGGTCTCTCTCTTTAAATCTGTTGGCCCTCTGTTCACTGGGAAGCCGgttgtcgtcgtcttcaACAAGTGCGACGTGTGCACCATCGACGATGTCTCGCCGGCGGAACAGGAGCTTATCATGGACGCCATTCAGGAGGCGGACGCAAAGTGGATTACGACTAGCACACTCACggacgtcggcgtcggcgacctCAAGACCGTCGCCTGCGACATGCTTCTCGCCCACCGCTCGGAGCAGAAAGAGGGCTCTGGCCGCTACCAGGCGATTCAGAACCGCCTCTACTGTGCCACTCCAAAGCAGCGCGATGAGCTGGAGCGCCCCGCCTTTGTGccggcgtcggtgctgcaggagcgcgccACGGGCGAgccgccgaggcagcgccgcaagACAGAGCGCGACTACGAGTGGGAGAATGGCGGTCCGGGCCAGTATCAGAGGAACGAGCGCAAGACATGGGATCTGGAGAACCCGGAGTGGGTCGACGATATCATTCCCGACATCATGGATGGCCACAACATCTACGACAATATTGACCCTGACATCCACCAGCGCCTGCTAGAGCtagaggcggaggaggaggcgcggctgGAAGATCTTGAGCTGGAGGCGTCCCGCAAGCACGAGCAGTACACACTGGACAGCGATACACTTGAGGCGGTGAAGTTCATTAAGGACAAGATAAAGGTGCTGAAGATGGAGCGCGCCATGAAGAATCCTGCCATCCGGCGTACGCACAGCCAGGCGATGGCCATCGACAAGTTCAACAAACGCACCGGCAGTCAGGACGCCAGGGCGAAGTCCATcgcggacggcagcggcgaggtgcCTACTCGCAAGCGTGGCCGTTCCATGTCTGTCGCGCAGGAGGCACTGATCCgcgaccgctccagctctGCCCACGTTAGCACCAAGACGACTCGTAGCATTAGCGGCACATGTGCTAGTCGTGAACGCAGCATGAGCGTCaaccgcggcgacggctaCCGTGATGTGAacgagaagctgcgcgccgtgAAGCTGAGCAAAGTAAAGGCACGTCCGCTGGCCCGCCAGGCACggaagggcgagggcgaccACCACATTCCGAACCTCCGCCCTATGCATTTGTTCACGGGTAAGGTGAAGAGCAACGGCGCTCGCGACCGGCGTTAA
- a CDS encoding putative dual-specificity protein kinase, with protein sequence MHPEDGLGTSGAAPISASEALHSFGGCLTAYERKEIVQYETIHYVGQRCVDKMGSPTNGRNDGYDTEEGEYIFRVKDHIAYRYEILKELGSGAFGQVFKAIDHLDSSIVAVKMIRNQRKVLQQAEQEIHMLQHVNDRDPKGLYGIVRMTDNFKFRGHTCVSYELLGANLYEYLKANNFFPMTLSLIRSIAARVLVALTFLARENIIHCDLKPENILLRDNDPSVVKVIDLGSASFDVKNMYTYIQSRFYRAPEVIMEQKYDKAIDWWSFGCILCELANGDPVFPGEDEKDQLGCIMEYLGPPPQSFVEASSARRRREFFDERYKPRPRTTCKGKQREPGSRSLAKFVAVSEDDDFLSFVRLFLQWEPSKRVPPREAMKHRWICGEFVFPNQSEEKPELSSLTKESNGSAAGSLKACMPQEPAAPLKTEASTSTTVGQPFTARGAPADLLSPSAAHQRVQRPAPLPQPPTACTSRANCNALSGDGVISVDTLPCSRDASASTETRGAARLTDAKVQRPPAQRRQSGRLQRGRQRRSTDMADVEMPGEAITSPNHSTSLHAPWDAEESSAEQRTREFIIAANSASSPSSSACGTATRATNARPHEVRLANRVLSSEVLSAAILRSSANPIIFTSRGRNAHSPENKASPNASHSKITNGGAVGNARGGDSAGDVHTGVLELRQKYADSKTKAGTVDLVDRSGSVIAFDSLSRWPNTAGKTQLGGRRQGSASAPDRLDSRGRTSPGVSTESPRGQPRGERREYSINLDAATLPPTEVYQPAAVKGSLHAGEYMLPSELQPFSEDGRSSSPHDVEVAPKCRLLAAMMSEPRDKSEKSQLSLQPRGSSPPSSSGPSAVATPSLRPQYTRRQRSTQCSMLAMRDGGAAHAAARSQRSVAGAAAPMSWKRPAVQPSDVPLVPPRQTLTQRSLLPQRNGAGTRGGDVGKPSTTPTPQLPSLKRYSAH encoded by the coding sequence ATGCACCCCGAAGATGGCTTGGGCACATCTGGTGCTGCTCCGATCTCCGCGTCGGAGGCATTGCATAGCTTTGGTGGGTGTCTCACAGCGTACGAAAGAAAGGAGATAGTGCAGTACGAGACCATTCACTACGTCGGCCAAAGATGCGTCGACAAGATGGGGTCGCCAACCAACGGTCGTAATGACGGGTACGACACCGAGGAAGGTGAATACATCTTCCGCGTCAAGGACCACATCGCTTACCGCTACGAGATCCTCAAGGAGTTGGGAAGCGGCGCATTTGGTCAAGTCTTCAAGGCAATCGACCATTTGGATAGTTCAATTGTAGCGGTGAAGATGATTCGAAACCAGCGCAAGGTACTGCAACAGGCTGAGCAGGAGATTCACATGCTACAGCATGTGAACGACCGCGATCCAAAAGGACTCTACGGCATCGTGCGCATGACAGACAACTTCAAGTTTCGCGGACATACATGCGTCAGCTACGAACTCCTGGGTGCCAACCTATATGAATACCTTAAAGCGAACAACTTTTTCCCGATGACACTGTCGTTGATCCGCAGCAttgctgcgcgcgtgctggtggcgctgacgTTTCTAGCGCGCGAGAACATAATTCACTGTGACCTGAAGCCCGAGAACATTCTGCTGCGCGACAACGACCCGTCTGTCGTGAAAGTGATCGATTTAGGGTCTGCGAGCTTCGACGTGAAAAACATGTACACATACATTCAGTCGCGCTTCTATCGCGCGCCTGAGGTAATTATGGAGCAGAAGTACGACAAGGCAATCGACTGGTGGAGCTTCGGATGCATACTGTGCGAACTGGCCAACGGCGACCCCGTCTTTCCCGGCGAGGATGAGAAAGATCAGCTAGGGTGCATCATGGAGTACCTAGGACCACCGCCACAGAGCTTTGTAGAGGCCTCCTCtgcacggcggaggcgcgagTTCTTCGACGAGCGTTACAAGCCGCGACCCCGCACTACGTGCAAGGGTAAGCAACGTGAGCCAGGGTCACGATCGCTGGCGAAGTTCGTGGCTGTTTCAGAGGACGACGACTTTTTGAGTTTTGTGCGCCTCTTTCTGCAGTGGGAGCCGTCGAAGCGGGTCCCACCGCGCGAAGCGATGAAGCACCGCTGGATCTGCGGCGAATTTGTCTTTCCCAACCAGTCGGAGGAAAAGCCGGAGTTGTCATCGTTGACAAAGGAGAGCAACGGCTCTGCCGCCGGGTCGCTCAAGGCGTGTATGCCTCAAGAGCCTGCCGCACCACTCAAAACGGAGGCATCCACATCCACCACCGTGGGGCAACCTTTCACGGCGCGCGGGGCCCCGGCGGATTTGCTATCGCCGAGTGCTGCGCATCAAAGAGTGCAAaggccggcgccgttgccgcagccgccCACTGCCTGCACATCCAGAGCGAACTGCAACGCCCTCTCAGGTGACGGTGTCATTTCCGTGGACACACTGCCATGCTCTCGCGACGCATCCGCTAGCACTGAGACGCGCGGCGCGGCTCGATTGACAGACGCGAaggtgcagcggccgccagcACAGCGAAGGCAGAGCGgacgcctgcagcgcggcaggcAGCGACGTTCCACAGACATGGCAGACGTTGAAATGCCGGGCGAGGCCATTACTTCACCGAACCACTCAACATCTCTTCACGCACCATGGGATGCTGAAGAGTCCTCTgcagagcagcgcacgcgtgaGTTTATAATCGCTGCGAATTCCGCATCTTCtccatcctcctccgcatGCGGAACCGCCACGAGAGCGACCAACGCAAGGCCTCACGAAGTGCGCCTCGCCAACAGAGTGCTCTCGTCAGAGGTGCTGTCGGCTGCCATCTTGCGCTCTAGCGCCAACCCCATCATCTTCACTTCCCGCGGCAGGAATGCCCACTCACCTGAGAACAAGGCATCACCAAATGCGTCTCACAGCAAGATCACCAAcggtggcgccgtcggcaacgcgcgcggcggcgacagtgcAGGAGACGTGCACACGGGGGTGTTAGAGCTGCGCCAGAAGTACGCGGATTCCAAGACGAAGGCAGGGACTGTCGATCTGGTTGACAGGAGTGGCAGCGTCATTGCCTTTGATAGTCTTTCGCGATGGCCCAACACGGCGGGGAAGACGCAATTAGGTGGGCGTCGGCAAGGGAGTGCGAGTGCACCAGACAGGCTGGATAGCCGCGGCCGCACATCGCCTGGAGTGTCGACTGAATCTCCGAGAGGGCAGCCGAGAGGGGAACGCAGAGAGTATTCGATTAACCTCGACGCAGCGACTTTGCCTCCCACCGAGGTGTACCAGCCCGCTGCAGTGAAAGGCAGTCTGCACGCGGGAGAGTACATGCTACCGTCAGAACTGCAGCCGTTTAGTGAAGACGGTAGATCTAGCAGTCCCCACGATGTCGAGGTAGCGCCGAAATGCAGGCTTCTGGCAGCAATGATGTCAGAGCCGCGCGACAAGAGTGAGAAGAGCCAGCTCTCGCTGCAGCCACGGGGCagctctcctccctcttcgtctGGCCCATCCGCTGTTGCCACACCCTCCCTAAGGCCGCAGTATAcgcgtcggcagcgcagcactcAATGCAGCATGCTCGCCATGCGTGACGGCGGGGCGGCGCATGCTGCCGCAAGAAGCCAGCGTTCGGTggcaggtgccgcagcgccgatgTCGTGGAAAAGGCCAGCTGTTCAACCCAGCGACGTGCCCCTGGTACCGCCTCGGCAAACGTTGACCCAGCGATCTCTACTGCCGCAGCGGAACGGTGCTGGAACCCGGGGCGGAGATGTGGGGAAACCTTCCACCACCCCTACGCCGCAGCTACCATCGCTCAAGAGATACTCGGCTCACTGA
- the putative ABCD3 gene encoding ATP-binding cassette protein subfamily D, member 3: MAVVSKLTSSRFLGFYAVQLLCLAAVARILDAVVLRRRGASGSTKHRSRRFSPSRVGGSSEDVTIKMDRIFWGRLLSLLRLCIPHFVSVESGGVLLLLTLFYLRTHLTLLFARVVGRNGRYLVERNTKAFISSVADIGLLAIPGTILQIGVQYVKIMTQQRLRDNLQAALHKEYLKGNAIYMIATQSAFIDNTDHRLTQETDQFCKGVAGVFRALFKPILDVVTLLMELSRHGGLAPPAFLISYYLLVATCMSVLLPNFGQLVATSQQKEGNLRTKHHQLISHAEEIAFYNGEEIEREHAGRLLGSLIRHEYKIKRTKWLTGCSDSLFIKYGASLVGYLVCSLVVVDQFHLMTKGDLTQLYLQNVQLYVPFSAAIGRMLLMHKQIGALCGSVHRIGELRERLERINMLNVRGEGANVVYSNDLVQWRDVDIVSPAGMSLLHDFNLTVTPGKHTLIMGSNGSGKTALMRVLSGLWPVAKGSVTLPTAPESLMCLPQRTYLPPGSLRALLTYPHVTEDARDGKPEQAFVSDEVIMSAAMSFGLNPMMDREGGLDASENWEEVLSGGERQRVALVRVLLHRPQFAFLDECTSAISQDEEPFFYRLLQKAGVTLITVSHHETLRKLHRVVVSLDGEGGCQVSEQ, translated from the coding sequence ATGGCCGTTGTGTCGAAGCTGACGTCGAGTCGCTTTCTTGGCTTCTacgccgtgcagctgctctgcctcgctgcggtggctcGCATTCTCGATGCCGTGGTGCTCCGGCGACGCGGTgcaagcggcagcacaaAGCACCGCTCTCGCCGCTTCTCTCCGTCGCGCgtcggtggcagcagcgaggatgTCACAATCAAGATGGATCGCATCTTCTGGgggcgcctcctctctcttctccgaCTGTGCATTCCTCATTTCGTATCCGTCGAATCCGGGGGtgtgctgctcttgctgACCCTCTTTTACCTGCGCACCCACCTGACATTGCTGTTTGCAAGGGTTGTCGGGCGCAATGGCCGGTACCTCGTGGAGCGCAACACGAAGGCGTTTATTTCTAGCGTGGCGGACATCGGCTTGCTCGCCATCCCGGGAACGATTCTGCAAATCGGGGTGCAATACGTGAAGATAatgacgcagcagcggctgcgagaCAACTTGCAGGCGGCTCTTCACAAAGAGTACCTCAAAGGGAACGCGATCTACATGATCGCTACGCAGAGCGCCTTCATAGATAACACCGATCACCGTCTCACGCAGGAGACAGATCAGTTCTGCAAGGGCGTTGCTGGAGTATTCCGCGCCCTATTTAAACCGATTCTGGACGTTGTGACGCTTCTGATGGAGCTCTCGAGGCACGGAGGCCTTGCTCCCCCTGCTTTCTTAATCTCCTACTACCTGCTCGTTGCGACGTGcatgtcggtgctgctgcccaaCTTTGGTCAGCTGGTGGCGACGAGTCAACAGAAGGAAGGCAACCTGCGCACGAAGCACCACCAGCTCATCTCGCACGCGGAGGAGATCGCTTTCTACAACGGCGAGGAGATCGAGCGCGAGCACGCGGGACGCCTGCTGGGCTCCCTCATCCGCCACGAGTACAAGATCAAGCGCACCAAGTGGCTGACCGGGTGCAGTGACAGCCTGTTCATCAAGTACGGTGCCAGCTTGGTCGGGTACCTTGTGTGCAGTCTTGTCGTTGTCGACCAGTTCCACCTCATGACCAAGGGTGATCTTACTCAGCTGTACCTCCAAAATGTGCAGCTGTACGTGCCCTTTTCCGCAGCGATTGGGCGGATGCTTCTCATGCACAAGCAAATAGGCGCGTTGTGCGGCAGCGTTCACCGCATtggcgagctgcgcgagagACTGGAGCGCATCAACATGTTGAATGTGCGTGGTGAAGGGGCCAACGTCGTCTACTCGAATGATTTGGTGCAATGGAGGGACGTGGATATCGTCAGTCCGGCTGGCATGAGTCTTCTGCATGATTTTAACCTCACTGTCACCCCTGGGAAGCACACGCTGATCATGGGCAGCAACGGCTCCGGCAAGACGGCACTGATGCGCGTGCTTAGTGGGCTATGGCCGGTTGCCAAGGGCAGCGTGACCCTCCCAACGGCCCCCGAGTCGCTCATGTGCCTGCCGCAGCGTACGTACCTCCCACCTGGctcgctgcgtgcgctgcttACATACCCGCACGTTACAGAGGACGCCCGCGACGGCAAGCCTGAGCAAGCTTTCGTGTCGGATGAGGTTATCATGTCCGCGGCGATGTCGTTTGGCCTCAACCCCATGATGGATCGGGAAGGTGGCTTGGATGCCTCCGAGAACTGGGAGGAAGTGTTGTCGGGTGGGGAGCGTCAGCGTGTGGCCCTGGTGCGCGTCCTGTTGCACCGCCCGCAATTCGCATTCCTCGATGAGTGCACGAGCGCAATTTCCCAGGATGAAGAGCCCTTCTTCTACAGATTACTGCAGAAGGCAGGTGTGACGCTGATCACGGTATCACATCATGAGACACTGCGCAAGCTgcaccgcgtcgtcgtctccttggacggagaaggcggcTGTCAGGTCAGCGAACAGTAA
- the MIF1 gene encoding macrophage migration inhibitory factor-like protein, with product MPVIQTFVSTPLDHHKRENLAQVYRAVTRDVLGKPEDLVMMTFHDSTPMHFFGSTDPVAYVRVEALGGYGPSEPEKVTSIVTAAITKECGIVADRIFVLYFSPLHCGWNGTNF from the coding sequence ATGCCGGTCATTCAAACGTTTGTCTCGACTCCGCTTGACCACCACAAGCGCGAAAACCTTGCGCAGGTGTACCGGGCGGTCACCCGTGATGTACTCGGCAAACCAGAGGACCTCGTGATGATGACGTTTCACGACAGCACACCTATGCATTTCTTCGGCTCGACCGATCCAGTCGCATACGTCAGAGTGGAGGCGCTGGGCGGGTACGGCCCTTCGGAGCCGGAGAAAGTGACGTCCATAGTTACAGCGGCTATCACGAAAGAGTGCGGCATCGTGGCTGACCGTATATTTGTGCTCTACTTCTCACCTCTGCACTGCGGCTGGAACGGCACAAACTTCTAA
- a CDS encoding putative small GTP-binding protein Rab18, whose protein sequence is MGSTTGADKTIKVLLIGDSGVGKSSLLLSFTTGAFDENISSTIGIDFKVKKVDVVDAHTGGKTTVNLQLWDTAGQERFRTLTSSYYRGAQAVVLVYDVNDPQSFHGLKKWLDEANSYCRRDEAESSSMVFLLIGNKTDLCPDENYMPLPCSTAQGFAQQNNMLFALTSAKTRIGVAQAFDEVARSVYDKLQDLEQYERRRITNLNDGSSNGGGQGCC, encoded by the coding sequence ATGGGATCTACCACCGGTGCGGACAAGACCATCAAGGTCCTCCTCatcggcgacagcggtgtGGGTAAGTCCTCCCTGCTGCTCTCCTTCACCACTGGGGCCTTTGATGAGAATATTTCGTCGACCATCGGCATCGATTTCAAGGTGAAGAAGGTGGACGTCGTAGATGCCCACACAGGCGGCAAAACTACCGTGAACCTGCAGCTATGGGATACGGCAGGACAGGAGCGCTTCCGTACCTTGACCAGCTCATACTATCGTGGTGCACAGGCTGTTGTACTCGTCTACGATGTTAACGATCCGCAGTCTTTCCACGGTCTCAAGAAGTGGCTTGATGAAGCGAATAGCTACTGCCGCCGtgacgaggcggagagcaGTAGCATGGTGTTCCTGCTGATCGGCAACAAGACGGACCTGTGCCCTGATGAGAACTACATGCCGCTGCCCTGCTCGACAGCGCAAGGGTTTGCCCAGCAGAACAACATGCTTTTCGCCCTCACCTCTGCTAAGACAAGGATTGGGGTGGCGCAGGCATTTGACGAGGTGGCGCGTAGTGTGTATGATAAGTTGCAGGACTTGGAGCAGTACGAGCGACGTCGGATCACGAACTTGAACgatggcagcagcaacggcggtggACAGGGCTGCTGCTAG